One Ethanoligenens harbinense YUAN-3 genomic window carries:
- a CDS encoding FUSC family protein, which yields MKILPGMRTLKTAVAVGLSVAVSYALKLEYPFYAAIACVVVLQIYSRDTVTAGRNRLIGTLAGGLAGSLFACIPLDKAITSFFGIIFLFVILAQCRLNRSMTIGGIVFMRIMVDLDYSKEAPLLFTYNRMLATFVGVVIAVAVNLLLFPYHRTKENDKRFILLRSHLLDGLTDLLAHRIPVEIAALRKDCDVLQEHLGKNSAEYKLFARREEQVTEMHRAVDLYQDILRHMAMIQELPPEHWQLSGPNIQRLAALANCRPPDSSAENVEDAHVVVYNYHAGRMLDCAEQAENTLLQPPRLWSPRTQAPS from the coding sequence ATGAAAATCTTACCGGGCATGCGCACGCTCAAAACAGCGGTTGCCGTTGGTCTGAGCGTGGCGGTTTCATATGCCCTGAAACTGGAATATCCGTTCTACGCGGCCATCGCCTGCGTGGTGGTTCTGCAAATCTATTCCAGGGACACCGTTACAGCCGGCCGCAACCGCCTGATTGGCACGCTGGCAGGCGGGCTGGCCGGTTCCCTGTTTGCCTGTATCCCGCTGGATAAGGCCATCACATCCTTTTTCGGGATCATTTTCCTGTTCGTCATCCTTGCGCAGTGCAGGCTGAACCGGTCGATGACCATCGGCGGTATCGTTTTTATGCGGATCATGGTCGATCTGGACTACAGCAAGGAAGCCCCCCTGCTCTTTACCTATAATCGCATGCTCGCCACGTTTGTGGGCGTGGTGATCGCGGTGGCGGTCAATCTGCTGCTGTTTCCCTACCACCGAACGAAAGAAAACGATAAGCGGTTCATATTGCTCCGTTCCCATTTGCTCGACGGGCTGACGGACCTGCTGGCTCACCGCATTCCGGTGGAGATCGCGGCGCTGCGGAAAGATTGTGACGTGCTGCAGGAGCATCTGGGAAAAAACAGTGCGGAATACAAACTGTTTGCCCGCCGGGAAGAACAGGTGACGGAAATGCACAGGGCCGTGGATCTCTACCAGGACATTCTGCGCCACATGGCCATGATACAGGAACTGCCGCCGGAGCATTGGCAGTTGAGCGGGCCAAACATCCAAAGGCTCGCCGCATTGGCCAACTGCCGCCCCCCGGACAGCAGCGCGGAAAACGTCGAGGATGCCCATGTGGTGGTCTACAATTACCACGCGGGCCGTATGCTGGA
- a CDS encoding NAD-dependent protein deacylase, whose product MEEMETLAAWLKTSERVVAFTGAGVSTESEIPDFRSSGGVYESIRKQYGQEPEVLLSHDFFMQNPAVFYDYLRRYLVFPDAEPNDAHKAFAMLERQGKLSAVVTQNIDGLHSKAGSQTVYELHGSVYRNHCLSCGRRYGLDVVLEAPSVPQCACGGMIRPDVVLYGEGLDSATVEGAVRAIERADLLLVAGTSLAVYPAAGLIDYFHGEHLALLNKSGTPYDRRADLCIRAAAGATLRAAMEQAGLWEDAC is encoded by the coding sequence ATGGAAGAGATGGAAACACTGGCTGCATGGCTGAAAACATCGGAGCGCGTCGTGGCCTTTACCGGCGCGGGCGTTTCCACAGAAAGCGAGATCCCGGATTTCCGTTCCTCCGGGGGCGTGTACGAATCCATCCGGAAACAATACGGGCAGGAGCCGGAAGTTCTGCTTTCTCACGATTTCTTTATGCAGAATCCCGCTGTTTTCTACGACTATCTGCGCCGCTACCTGGTGTTCCCGGACGCCGAGCCGAACGACGCCCACAAGGCATTTGCCATGCTGGAGCGGCAGGGGAAACTGTCTGCGGTTGTCACGCAGAACATTGACGGTCTGCACAGCAAGGCCGGTTCACAAACGGTCTATGAACTGCATGGCAGCGTGTATCGCAATCACTGCCTTTCATGCGGGAGACGATATGGGCTCGACGTCGTGCTGGAGGCGCCGTCTGTTCCGCAGTGCGCCTGCGGTGGTATGATTCGCCCCGACGTCGTCCTCTATGGGGAGGGGCTGGACAGCGCGACCGTGGAGGGCGCGGTGCGCGCCATTGAGCGGGCCGACCTGTTGCTGGTGGCAGGCACAAGTCTGGCGGTTTATCCTGCTGCGGGGTTGATCGATTATTTCCACGGGGAACATCTGGCGCTGCTGAATAAAAGCGGAACACCGTATGACCGTCGTGCCGACCTGTGCATCCGTGCCGCGGCGGGTGCAACACTGCGCGCGGCAATGGAACAGGCGGGTCTGTGGGAAGACGCCTGCTGA
- the rpiB gene encoding ribose 5-phosphate isomerase B, protein MIALGCDHGGFLLKQEIKAYLEEQGIPYLDFGTDSCDSCDYPDFAKAACAAVLDGSCEKALLFCGTGVGISMAANKIKGIRAACCSDYFSAKYTRLHNNANVLCLGGRVVGPGLARELVDVFLHTAYEGGERHERRLKKIEALENENK, encoded by the coding sequence ATGATTGCTTTGGGCTGTGACCACGGTGGATTTCTGCTGAAACAGGAGATTAAGGCTTATCTGGAAGAACAGGGCATCCCTTACCTGGATTTCGGGACGGACAGCTGCGATTCCTGCGATTATCCCGATTTTGCCAAAGCGGCCTGCGCTGCCGTTCTCGACGGCTCCTGTGAAAAAGCGCTGCTTTTCTGCGGCACCGGCGTCGGCATCTCCATGGCCGCCAACAAGATCAAAGGCATTCGCGCGGCGTGCTGTTCGGATTATTTCAGCGCCAAATACACCCGCCTGCACAACAACGCCAATGTGCTCTGTCTTGGCGGGCGCGTCGTTGGCCCGGGGCTTGCGCGCGAGCTGGTCGATGTGTTCCTGCACACCGCATATGAAGGCGGGGAGCGCCATGAACGCCGGCTGAAAAAAATCGAAGCGCTTGAGAACGAAAACAAATAA
- the upp gene encoding uracil phosphoribosyltransferase, protein MNQNIALLDHPLIQHKLTLLRDKQTGSKEFREMVSEIAMLMCYEATRDLPLKEVDIETPVALAKAKVISGKKLAFVPILRAGLGMVEGVLQMVPAAKVGHIGLYRDPESLHPVDYYVKLPEDVREREVILLDPMLATGGSAVEAIHVLKRQGVQHIKFMCIIAAPEGMKTLTDAHPDVPVFCAALDNHLNEHGYIVPGLGDAGDRLFGTK, encoded by the coding sequence ATGAATCAAAACATTGCCTTGCTGGACCATCCGCTGATTCAGCATAAGCTCACGCTTCTGCGGGACAAACAGACCGGCAGCAAAGAGTTCCGTGAAATGGTCAGCGAGATCGCCATGCTGATGTGCTATGAAGCGACTCGCGACCTGCCGCTCAAGGAAGTGGACATCGAAACACCGGTCGCATTGGCCAAAGCGAAGGTGATTTCCGGCAAGAAGCTGGCTTTCGTACCCATCCTGCGGGCAGGGCTCGGCATGGTGGAAGGCGTTCTGCAGATGGTGCCCGCCGCAAAAGTGGGGCACATCGGCCTTTACCGCGATCCTGAAAGCCTGCATCCCGTGGACTATTATGTGAAACTGCCGGAAGATGTGCGGGAGCGGGAGGTCATCCTGCTCGATCCGATGCTCGCCACCGGCGGTTCCGCTGTGGAAGCCATCCATGTCCTTAAAAGGCAGGGCGTGCAGCACATCAAATTCATGTGCATCATCGCCGCGCCGGAAGGTATGAAAACGCTGACCGACGCGCATCCGGACGTTCCGGTCTTCTGTGCCGCGCTGGACAACCACCTCAACGAACACGGTTACATCGTGCCCGGGCTTGGAGATGCCGGCGACCGCCTGTTCGGCACCAAATAA
- a CDS encoding type 1 glutamine amidotransferase, which translates to MRIVEFLHDADHPSVPSNLDRWVQANGLPVSRKIRIDRNEDFPKLYDFDIAVLHGGRQHLWNKDADPWLYGEVEYVRMLLHEGKPVIGFGMGAGILAQALGAPAYRCGDEEQGFYFIRPWKEGSTHPLLRGLEHGFYSYMSHSDHYALPAYCSLARSSVSPSAMFAIEKVPAVGFQFHPEYTQAMIAVKGGELSPHAVDTYGIFARLMENALQWLGCKPEREPVYTFGKI; encoded by the coding sequence GTGAGGATTGTAGAATTTTTACATGATGCGGATCATCCGTCCGTCCCATCCAACCTGGATCGATGGGTACAGGCGAACGGTTTGCCCGTATCGCGCAAGATTCGTATAGACCGCAACGAGGATTTCCCGAAGCTGTATGACTTTGATATTGCCGTGCTGCATGGCGGGCGTCAGCATCTTTGGAACAAGGACGCCGACCCGTGGCTGTATGGTGAGGTGGAATATGTGCGGATGCTGCTCCATGAGGGCAAACCGGTGATCGGGTTCGGTATGGGCGCCGGTATCCTTGCGCAGGCGCTGGGCGCGCCGGCATACCGTTGCGGTGACGAGGAACAGGGCTTTTATTTCATCCGCCCGTGGAAAGAGGGAAGCACGCACCCCTTGCTGCGCGGCTTGGAGCACGGTTTTTATTCCTACATGAGCCACAGCGACCATTATGCGCTGCCTGCGTATTGCAGCCTTGCACGCTCGAGCGTGTCGCCGAGCGCCATGTTTGCCATCGAAAAAGTGCCTGCTGTTGGGTTTCAGTTTCATCCGGAGTACACGCAGGCGATGATCGCCGTCAAAGGCGGGGAACTCTCGCCGCATGCAGTGGACACATACGGCATTTTCGCCAGATTGATGGAAAATGCCTTGCAATGGCTGGGGTGCAAGCCGGAGCGCGAGCCGGTTTACACTTTCGGAAAAATATGA